Within Candidatus Nanopelagicales bacterium, the genomic segment GGTCGGACACAATGACAACCCTAGACCTCTAACCGTGGGAGCATTCAACCGTGAGTTTGGCGCCGTCGGAGTTAACCGAGTCGCAGACCGATGCGCTTGCCGAGACGGACAAGCCTTGGGCCTGCATCGTGTGGGACGACCCAATCAACCTGATGTCCTACGTGACCTTCGTCTTTGTGAACTACTTCCATTACTCGAAGGAGAAAGCGGCAACGCTGATGCTGCAAGTCCATCAGCAGGGCCGTGCTGCGGTTGCGACCGGCAGTCGGGAAGAGATGGAACGCGATGTGGCGGCCATGCACAGCTATGGTCTGTGGGCGACGATGGAGCATAACGACTGATGGCACACGGTTTCGTTCGCGACGGTGAC encodes:
- the clpS gene encoding ATP-dependent Clp protease adapter ClpS, which codes for MAPSELTESQTDALAETDKPWACIVWDDPINLMSYVTFVFVNYFHYSKEKAATLMLQVHQQGRAAVATGSREEMERDVAAMHSYGLWATMEHND